The proteins below come from a single Aegilops tauschii subsp. strangulata cultivar AL8/78 chromosome 6, Aet v6.0, whole genome shotgun sequence genomic window:
- the LOC109774632 gene encoding putative disease resistance protein RGA4 yields the protein MTMVLDAFASYLQNVLTEMVSEEVHMLLGVTTEIKKMDVKLKDLKYFLADADRRNITDESVQEWVAQLKRAMYEATDILDLCQLKAMEHGPSTADVGCFNPLLFCMRNPSHAHDIGTRIKVLNQNLDDIKERSAAFSFIHLGSSEDHNSKVQASHSRNKRRDTSGVFDRSAVVGEKIEEDTRKMVEIMLSEKKGNTNIIVVAVVGVGGIGKTTLAHNVFNDEALNNKFEKTIWLSINKDFDEVELLRTIITQAGGEHGGNKALAVLQPILITTLKGKKLFLVLDDVWNHGAWDDVLKTPLTNVLAPGSRVLVTTRDETVARRMKAVLPYHHVDKLGEEDAWSLLKKQIILSETDEREIDMLKDIGVQIIAKCDGLPLAVKIMGGLLCQKDKKHREWEMVLDDSIWSISGLPEELNHAVYLSYEDLSSCAKQCFLHYSLLPKTAVFYRDEIIGMWVSEGFFHGTSDDLEELGSKYYKELILRNLIEPDTEYIDQCVCNMHDVVCSFAQFVARDEALAAHSGETNIVSKLSVHEFLRISLESKGSESDGLNWSSLQAQKTLRVLISVGFVNIKPGDSLVHFPCLRTLYIYSAHVVALLESMHELKHLRYLSLENTDISSLPDSIGKMKLLQYISLSGCQQIVKLPPSIVKLGQLRYLNFIGTSIKGIPRGFCALTNLRIVLDFPAQVDGDWCSLEELGPLSRLKKLQLDRLENITASSSAAKAKLSDKVHLTNLVLSCASILGDDRLIKEEDGVCEEEQQQVEKVFDELCPPPRLEYLDIRGYFGRWLPRWMMSSSVVPLKSLRIMFICDLACCTQLPDGLCQLPYLEFIQIKRAPAIKRVGPEFMQSYHQHSPHPSQMVAAFPRLHKMELIGMVEWEEWEWEEQVQAFPVLQQLLLKHCKLKCLPPGLASQARALNKLSIYYVHSLISLENFPSLVELYLGDNLDLEMITNLPRLQKLTTENCPKLKVLEGVPALQRLVLSYNDMETIPEYMGGINPRHLELYCSLALLASMAAGQSGHVWEKFSHVEHVKAYAREGDNSRKWYVFYTAKPYSLETNVSHFFMSRGTLTSFEGAQRFESFFKMTRKTFSYICSLVMGPSMEDMNSYTFVDGRVLSLEDRVAVALRRLQSSEPTESIASSVGVNESIILLVTERFVDTVCERADHHTGWPDCSEKDEIKSKFDKIHNMHNCCGVICTTHIPFGPNCNHEKNDIAVIQFIVDATKRFRNIWLGPAGSMNKSSLLKDSEIFKECAKGGWLNGNKLKVALDGSEVGEYIIGDAGYPLLPWLLTPYQEEELSDSKAEFNRRHSAATTSALKVLTRLKDTWQYLQGEMLCPFNPYSLDKVIYACCMLHNIVIEMEDDAAMLSTKRRNYSKEVRQIAKEDVVRARDMLSQHFLDSGSSKLGEEEDEAASLTRYHC from the exons ATGACGATGGTCCTGGATGCATTTGCATCCTACTTGCAAAACGTGCTCACAGAGATGGTGAGTGAAGAGGTGCACATGCTGCTTGGAGTCACAACCGAGATCAAGAAGATGGACGTCAAGCTTAAGGACCTCAAGTACTTCCTCGCCGACGCTGACAGGAGAAACATCACTGACGAGAGCGTGCAAGAGTGGGTTGCCCAGCTCAAGCGGGCCATGTATGAAGCTACAGACATCCTTGACCTCTGTCAGCTCAAGGCCATGGAGCACGGTCCATCCACTGCAGATGTGGGATGCTTCAACCCCTTGCTGTTCTGCATGCGGAATCCCTCCCATGCCCACGACATTGGCACCCGCATCAAGGTGCTCAACCAGAACCTCGACGACATCAAGGAGCGAAGCGCTGCTTTCAGCTTCATACATCTTGGTTCCTCTGAGGATCATAACAGTAAGGTGCAAGCCTCTCATTCTCGCAATAAGAGACGTGACACATCAGGGGTGTTTGACCGGTCAGCTGTAGTGGGAGAGAAGATTGAAGAAGACACAAGAAAGATGGTTGAGATCATGCTGAGTGAAAAGAAGGGCAACACCAACATCATCGTGGTCGCCGTTGTTGGTGTCGGTGGAATCGGCAAGACCACTCTTGCCCACAACGTCTTCAATGACGAAGCCTTGAACAACAAGTTTGAGAAAACGATATGGTTGAGCATCAACAAGGACTTCGACGAGGTTGAGTTGCTCAGGACAATTATCACGCAAGCGGGGGGAGAACATGGTGGTAATAAGGCGTTGGCTGTGCTTCAGCCAATCCTTATCACTACCTTGAAAGGGAAGAAGCTATTCCTGGTGCTGGATGATGTGTGGAACCATGGGGCATGGGATGATGTGCTTAAAACACCCTTGACTAATGTTCTCGCTCCAGGTAGCCGAGTCCTCGTCACTACTAGAGATGAAACAGTAGCTCGAAGGATGAAAGCCGTGCTTCCCTACCACCATGTGGACAAATTAGGGGAGGAGGATGCCTGGTCATTGCTCAAGAAACAG ATAATCTTAAGTGAAACCGATGAACGTGAAATTGATATGCTCAAGGATATTGGAGTGCAGATTATAGCAAAATGTGATGGTCTGCCTCTTGCTGTCAAAATAATGGGAGGGCTCTTGTGTCAGAAGGACAAAAAACACCGTGAGTGGGAGATGGTTCTGGATGATTCTATATGGTCAATATCTGGACTGCCTGAAGAGCTAAACCATGCAGTATATTTAAGCTATGAAGATTTATCTTCTTGTGCCAAACAATGCTTTCTGCATTACTCCCTTCTACCTAAAACTGCAGTGTTTTATAGAGATGAAATCATTGGCATGTGGGTTAGTGAAGGATTTTTTCACGGGACCTCGGATGACTTAGAAGAACTAGGAAGCAAGTACTATAAGGAGCTGATACTAAGGAATCTTATTGAGCCAGATACAGAGTATATTGATCAATGTGTTTGCAACATGCATGATGTTGTATGCTCATTTGCTCAGTTTGTGGCTAGAGATGAGGCACTAGCAGCTCACAGTGGAGAAACTAATATTGTTAGTAAACTTAGTGTACATGAGTTTCTTCGGATATCTCTAGAAAGCAAAGGATCAGAATCAGATGGGTTAAACTGGAGTTCCTTGCAAGCACAAAAGACACTAAGGGTACTAATATCAGTTGGCTTTGTAAATATCAAGCCTGGTGATTCCTTGGTTCATTTTCCATGTCTACGAACTTTATATATATATTCTGCACATGTTGTAGCTTTGCTTGAATCTATGCATGAACTCAAGCACCTGAGGTACTTGTCCTTGGAAAACACTGATATATCTAGTTTGCCAGATAGCATTGGAAAGATGAAACTGTTGCAGTACATAAGTCTTAGTGGATGCCAACAGATTGTTAAACTCCCACCTAGCATTGTAAAGTTAGGGCAGCTAAGGTACCTTAACTTCATTGGAACAAGTATAAAAGGCATACCCAGGGGGTTTTGTGCTCTAACAAACTTGAGGATAGTACTTGACTTTCCAGCCCAAGTGGATGGTGATTGGTGCAGTTTGGAAGAGTTGGGTCCTCTTTCTCGGCTCAAGAAACTTCAATTGGACAGATTGGAGAATATAACTGCTTCCTCATCTGCAGCAAAGGCAAAGCTTAGCGACAAGGTGCATCTTACCAACCTAGTGTTAAGTTGTGCCAGTATATTGGGAGATGATAGGCTGATTAAAGAGGAAGATGGTGTCTGTGAGGAAGAGCAACAACAAGTCGAGAAGGTGTTTGATGAGCTCTGCCCTCCGCCCAGGTTAGAATATCTTGACATCAGAGGATATTTCGGCCGATGGCTCCCAAGGTGGATGATGTCTTCATCAGTTGTGCCACTCAAGAGCTTGAGGATTATGTTCATTTGCGACCTGGCTTGCTGCACACAGCTTCCTGATGGCTTGTGCCAACTCCCTTATTTGGAGTTCATTCAGATCAAGCGTGCTCCAGCCATCAAGCGTGTTGGACCTGAATTCATGCAGTCCTACCATCAGCACAGTCCTCATCCTTCCCAGATGGTGGCAGCATTTCCGAGATTGCATAAGATGGAGTTAATAGGAATGGTGGAATGGGAGGAGTGGGAGTGGGAGGAGCAAGTGCAAGCCTTTCCTGTCTTGCAGCAACTTTTGCTAAAGCATTGCAAATTGAAGTGTCTTCCTCCTGGACTTGCCTCCCAGGCAAGGGCTTTGAATAAATTATCCATATACTATGTCCACAGTCTCATCTCCCTAGAGAACTTTCCGTCTCTGGTTGAGCTGTATCTGGGTGACAACCTTGACCTGGAGATGATCACTAATCTTCCAAGACTGCAGAAGCTTACCACCGAAAACTGCCCAAAGCTGAAGGTGTTGGAGGGTGTTCCTGCACTCCAGAGGCTCGTTCTCTCGTATAATGACATGGAAACAATCCCAGAATACATGGGAGGTATAAACCCAAGGCATTTGGAGCTATACTGCAGCCTAGCACTGCTCGCTTCAATGGCCGCGGGACAATCTGGCCATGTGTGGGAAAAGTTCAGCCATGTTGAGCATGTCAAGGCATATGCACGCGAAGGAGATAATTCACGGAAATGGTATGTCTTCTACACAGCTAAACCCTACAGCTTGGAGACAAACGTCAGCCACTTTTTCATGTCCAGAG GAACCTTGACTTCTTTTGAGGGCGCACAGAGATTTGAGTCTTTCTTCAAAATGACGAGAAAAACCTTTAGCTACATCTGTAGCTTAGTGATGGGGCCATCAATGGAAGATATGAACAGCTACACCTTTGTTGATGGGAGGGTGCTGTCTTTAGAAGATCGGGTAGCTGTTGCTCTTAGAAGGTTGCAGTCCAGTGAGCCAACAGAGAGCATAGCATCCTCTGTAGGTGTGAACGAGTCAATCATCTTGTTGGTAACTGAGAGGTTCGTTGATACTGTGTGTGAGCGGGCAGACCACCACACAGGCTGGCCAGACTGCAGTGAGAAGGATGAAATCAAATCCAAGTTTGACAAGATCCACAATATGCATAACTGTTGCGGGGTTATATGTACAACTCACATCCCATTTGGACCAAACTGCAACCATGAGAAGAATGACATCGCTGTAATCCAATTCATTGTTGATGCAACGAAGAGGTTTAGAAACATTTGGTTGGGACCAGCAGGTAGCATGAACAAGTCGAGCCTTTTGAAGGACTCTGAAATCTTCAAGGAGTGTGCGAAGGGCGGTTGGCTGAATGGCAACAAGCTGAAAGTGGCATTAGATGGATCAGAAGTCGGGGAATACATAATTGGTGATGCAGGATACCCTCTTCTTCCATGGCTACTCACACCTTACCAGGAAGAAGAACTCTCAGATTCCAAGGCAGAGTTCAATAGGAGACATTCTGCAGCCACAACCAGTGCTCTGAAGGTGCTGACAAGACTCAAAGACACATGGCAGTACCTGCAGGGAGAAATGTTGTGCCCATTCAATCCATACAGTCTAGATAAGGTGATCTATGCTTGCTGCATGTTGCATAACATAGTCATAGAAATGGAGGATGATGCAGCCATGCTGAGCACCAAGCGGAGGAATTACTCCAAGGAAGTGCGCCAGATAGCAAAGGAGGACGTTGTCAGGGCGAGGGATATGCTGTCGCAACACTTCTTGGATAGCGGGTCGTCCAAACTGGGAG aggaggaggatgaagcAGCTTCATTAACTAGGTACCACTGCTAG